In Chiloscyllium plagiosum isolate BGI_BamShark_2017 chromosome 39, ASM401019v2, whole genome shotgun sequence, one genomic interval encodes:
- the LOC122541967 gene encoding dynein axonemal assembly factor 3-like produces the protein MTACGSGEGFGAVAWWGFSPAMDFQEKGLTASLEALSSKEDSVPELNVLMIGAGDSRHLLTTISRNHHWPRRKINFYIVENNLELIGRHLLFLTTALEPPEQMGLREKCELLLELFGNSLIRSQTATYLQDKANLFIHYITDLDFLHKKLPMIDMSGLKFKERDQLEAIFKFWRNPDQKMFQINRLWDMRNRQYLGNRYDSRIGVYDWDLHMKLYERGARIINNRQYYQWRDKGLAFEVREGLYDVPNKSLASGLLMNYKGEKVPARGYWGDIVTSPYIAFGIETEEQSLLKTANGVHVKTAQDISQYNITALLHELVAKEKYALPTEKATLHEITEEAESGMENDSSNIKNESTHTRQHPEIVTEEGTMKQSSDLDDTNSSGGHCAAEYDYLPLPDVKIHFLPMNCVTELHKKNNYCERFNVIYFSCSMLHQLKPELKQIAAPRATLIVELPKFILDLRKEVMTKFASRATEMAKEAGFVPFGNIDEEKDSFARFELKDGP, from the exons ATGACAGCCTGTGGCAGTGGGGAGGGATTCGGGGCAGTGGCCTGGTGGGGATTCAGCCCAGCAATGGATTTCCAAGAAAAAG GTTTAACTGCTTCATTGGAAGCTTTGAGCTCAAAAGAAGACAGTGTTCCCGAACTTAATGTTCTCATGATTGGTGCTGGAGATAGCCGACATCTCCTAACAACTATTTCCCGAAATCATCATTGGCCACGGAGAAAGATTAAT TTCTACATTGTTGAGAATAACTTGGAGCTTATAGGCCGACATCTTCTTTTTCTTACCACTGCTTTGGAACCTCCAGAACAGATGGGTTTACGAG AAAAGTGTGAACTCCTGCTTGAGTTGTTTGGGAATAGTCTGATACGGAGTCAGACTGCAACCTACCTGCAGGACAAAGCTAACCTCTTCATTCACTATATAACAGATCTTGATTTCCTTCATAAGAAACTGCCAATGATTGACATGTCCGGCCTGAAG TTTAAAGAGCGAGATCAGTTGGAAGCAATTTTTAAATTCTGGAGGAATCCAGATCAGAAGATGTTTCAGATCAATCGGTTGTGGGATATGCGAAACAGGCAATACTTAGGAAACCGATATGACTCTAGGATTGGTGTTTATGATTGGGACTTACATATGAAATTATATGAGCGAGGG GCTCGTATAATAAACAATCGACAATACTATCAATGGAGAGATAAAGGCTTGGCATTTGAAGTTCGTGAGGGTCTATATGATGTTCCAAACAAATCTCTGGCTTCTGGGCTGCTTATGAATTAT AAAGGGGAGAAAGTTCCTGCGCGTGGCTACTGGGGAGATATTGTCACAAGCCCATACATCGCATTTGGAATTGAAACAGAAGAGCAATCCCTTCTAAAGACAGCAAATGGTGTCCATGTAAAG ACAGCTCAGGATATCTCTCAGTATAACATAACAGCCTTGCTCCATGAACTGGTTGCTAAGGAGAAATATGCACTGCCAACAgaaaaggccaccttgcatgaGATTACAGAAGAGGCGGAAAGTGGAATGGAGAATGACTCTTCTAACATAAAAAATGAATCGACTCATACACGTCAACATCCAGAGATTGTGACAGAAGAAGGAACAATGAAGCAAAGCAGTGATTTGGATGACACAAACTCCAGTGGAGGCCACTGTGCAGCTGAATACG aTTATCTCCCCTTGCCTGATGTAAAGATTCATTTCCTACCAATGAATTGTGTAACAGAGCTTCATAAGAAGAACAATTACTGTGAGAGGTTTAATGTGATCTACTTTTCTTGCAG TATGCTTCACCAGTTAAAACCAGAGTTGAAGCAGATTGCTGCACCACGAGCAACTCTCATAGTGGAACTACCAAA GTTCATACTAGATCTGCGCAAGGAAGTGATGACTAAGTTTGCCAGCCGTGCAACTGAAATGGCAAAGGAGGCAGGCTTTGTGCCTTTTGGGAACATAGATGAGGAGAAGGATTCCTTTGCACGTTTTGAATTAAAGGATGGTCCATAA